One Candidatus Nitrososphaera evergladensis SR1 genomic window, CAAGGCTGTACGTCGCCTTGCTGTCCTCCTTGACTGCAAGCTCTTCAAGCCCCTCGTTTCCTGCTTCAAGCGTCACACTTGCCTCGCCCGAGTCGCCCTTGCCTGCAAAGTTTATCCTGCCAGACTTGCTCTCAAGGGAGATGAACTCTGACACCACCTGGACGTCTGACAGCACCTTGTCAAACGCTACCGCCGAAAGCACCGCCTTTGAGTTAAAGTTGAGCTTTGGCAGCGGCGTCGAGCTGGCCGAGCTCTCTATGAGCCGGGTCTTGTACTCGCGCTTGTAGCCGTTCTGCATCCTTACATGCAGCATGCTGTCGTCGCTCAGCAGTATCTCGACAGTGTCCTTCTTGTCCGCCCTCTTGACCAGCTTTGAGAATTCGTCTACGCGGATCCCAAACTTGACTGCGCTGTCGCACTCGTACTTTTCAAAGGCCGCAGCAGGCCAAAAGATGTCGATAAGCGCGATGTGAGACGGGTCCATCCCGCGAAAAGAGATACCCTCTGCTGTCGCTTCAAACGTGGCCTCATCAACCAGCGTCGAGATTGCAGACGCAACGGCTTTCCACTCATCGGGAGACTTTGTCTTGGCTACAAATACCAAATTAATACTACGGTAGTATGTGGCAGCATATACCGATTTTAAACATTGCTATCCATGCGCCCCTGTCTTGGGCACAAAAAGATCTTGTGGGCTTTTTTAAAAAACCAGCTATAGATCTGCAAGCGTGTTTGCAAATGTTGCAACCTTTTCCAACTCTTAAATATGATGATCTCGATAGTTATCTTGTCAAGTTATTGGACGATCCTTTCGCTGTGGATGTCCAGCATGGCAGTCCAACAGCAGCCGAAACCGCAAGAAGTAGCAGTAGTAGCAGTAGCATGTCAGAGGGCCTGAAAGCAGGCCAGCAGATAGCCAAGATTTCTGTGATAACGCTGGTTGCCATAGGCATAGTCGAACTTGTCGTAGGGCAGATAAGCGGGAGCATTGTTGCAACGGCAGACGGCATTGACTCGCTGTCCGACGCAATGATATCCCTTATCGTTTTTGTTGGGTTGTACCTTGCGACTAGGCCTGCCAACAAGAGATTCCCGTTTGGATATTACAAGGTGGAAAGCTTTGCCGCCCTGCTTGCGGCCATTGGTATGGTTGCAATAGGTGCATTCATACTCTATCACTCGTACGAGTCGTTTGTAAATCCCCACAGGATAGAGCAACCGGTTTTGACCATGGTGGTGCTGGCATCTGCTGGTGGCGTGTCTCTTCACCGGGCGCTTCAGATGAGAAAGATAGCGCGAAAATACGACCTGCTTTCGCTCAAGACGGACGCCAAGAACTCGATAAAGGACGGCTCGGCGTCGATAATTGGTTTTGTCAGCGTGCTTGTCGCCTCGCAATTTGGGTTCCTCCAGATGGACGCAATAGGCGGTATGATAATAGCAGGCTACATTTTCTCTGTCGCGTATTTCTCACTGAGGCAGTCGTCTCTTACTCTCGTTGACGCATGGCAGAACCCTGGGACGTCTGACAAGGTAAAACAGCTTATCGAGTCCAAGTTCCAGGCAGAGCCGGTGAAGGTCAGGTCGGTGTTTCTGAGGCCAACCGGCATGATGGCACATGCAGAAGTGCACCTTGAGGTTGACGGAGACAAGAAACTGCAAGATTTCGAATCGCTATCCTTCCAGGTCCAGAGCCTCATCCGTTCCAAGTTCAGGCTGATTGACAGGATATCCGTGATACCGCACCCTCTGACTTTTGACGGCGGCGGAAAAAAGAAGGGCACGACAACGGCCTAGAAGAAGAAAGGAAACAGAAAGTCTTTAACAAATGAGCTGTATCTTTTTTCCGTCGTGAAGTTTCTCTTCGTGTCGCCAGAAGCCCTGAGCCTTGACCTTGCATACCGAATAGTGCAGGAAGGGCACGAGGTAAAGTTCTGCGTGCAGAGCGAGACCGAAAAGGACGTGGGCGATGGCTTTGTGGAAAAGGCCGACAAATGGGAGGACCACGTTTTGTGGGCAGACGTCATAGTGTTTGACGACATTGGCTTTGGAAGGGCCGCAGAGAAGCTGCGCGCAGAAGGCAAGAAGGTAGTGGGCGGGAGCGCCTACACTGACAGGCTTGAAAGCGACAGGGAATTTGGCCAGAACGAGCTTGCCCGGGCCGGCGTCTCGACGCTTCAGGGCCGGACGTTTTCTGACTTTGAGGAGGCGATAAATTTCGTGCAGGCCAACCCGTCGCGGTACGTGATAAAGCCAAGCGGCAAGGCGCAGAACGATAAAGAGCTCCTGTTCGTGGGGCAGGAGGCCGACGGAAACGACGTGATAAACGTCCTTGCGCACTACAAGAAGCACTGGTCAAGCAAGATACGGGTCTTTCAGATCCAGCAGTTTGCCTCCGGAGTCGAAGTTGCAGTCGGCGCGTTCTTCAACGGCAAGGACTTTGTCAAGCCGATAAACGTGAACTTTGAGCACAAGCGGCTGTTTCCCGGCGACATCGGGCCAAGCACGGGCGAGATGGGAACCTTGGTTTTCTGGACGCACCAGAGCAGGATCTTTGGCCTGACGCTTGAAAAGATGAAGCAGCAGCTGGTCGAGTCCGGCTACATCGGCTACATCGACATAAACTGCATCGCAAACGGGACTGCCATCTACCCGCTGGAGTTCACGTCGCGCTTTGGCTACCCGACAATATCGATACACATGGAAGGGATTACAGGCCAGTGGGGCCAGTTCCTCTACTCGATTGCAAGCGGCCAGAGCGTTGAGCTTGAGGCAAAGAAGGGCTTTCAGATCGGGGTGGTGATCGCCGTGCCTCCGTTTCCATTTACAGACGACAAGACGTTTCGCAAGTTTTCCGAAGACGCGACCGTGCTGTTCAAACAGCCGGACATGGCCGGCGTGCACCTTGGCGAGATAAAAAAGGATGGAAGCGACTGGCGTATTGCAGGGCGCTCCGGTTATGCGCTTGTGGTGACAGGATCTGGCATAACAACGGAAGAGGCGCGCAGGCAGGCGTATAGCAGAGTTGCAAACATCATGATACCAAACATGTTTTACCGCACTGACATTGGGGCAAAGTGGATAAAGGACAGCGACCTGCTTCTTTCGCTTGGATACCTCTAGGCAAGCGCGCTTATGCCGTCGTTTGTGACGACCATCGTTATGGTCGACCGGATGTCGTCTATCTTGCGCAGTTTTGACGATATTATCTCTTTGACCTTGTCCGGGTCGGGGGCTTCTATCTTGACCAGTATGTCATAGACCCCGCGAACCTTGTAGACTTCTTTTACTCCCTCTATCTTGCGCAGCTCTTCTGCAACGTGGCCGTCGGTTCCAAGGCTGGTGTTGACCAGAACAATGACTTTGCGCACAATTATCATAACACAGTCCAAGGATTTAAACTCCCTCTGCGAATCTATACCAAGATTCTATACTTGTATAATGTACTCAAAACATACTTTTCCATTTCTGGAGTAGAGACTTGTACTTGAAAGTACTACCATATAGTCTTGCTTCCTTGTGCACTGTTGTTGCATTTCTACGGCAGCTGACTAGGACCTTCTGAGCATTCTTGCCCTCAGGCTTTCTTCAAGCGGACTCCTGTCCATTTTTGCTATTGCCTCGTAGACTTTGCTATCCTTGCCCCCTTTTCGGACTATTAGCTTGTGAATTACGCTTAGGTCCTTTTCAATGGTGACTAGGCCAATGTTGTTGTCTGAAATTATCAGCGGAGACAATGGGGAGCCTGCTGTTCTTACTATTGCCCGCGCCTCGATCCAGTCAATGCGCCGAGCTCCACTATCGCTATTGCTGCCACCACCACCGTCGTCTATCATTGCGTGACCCACACGGACTATTCGCTTGAAGGGAAACAACTGGCGAATCCTGCCCAAGATGTCACTGATAAACGCGATCTTGACCAGGCTCGTAGTCTTTAACGCACTGCTGGTCAATTGCGTCACGTTTATCGTTGTCGCCATGTCCTTGGGGTTTTCTTGCGAAAATGCAATAGCAGCTCTTGTGGTAAATCCAAAATGGACGTCGCCGGACATGATGATGCAGCGCCGCGGCGCAAATTCTCGCGCCAAAAATGAAAGGAACCTTGTACGTACTTTTGTATTTGCATACCATGTCTCTAGGTCAAGCGCATAGATGCTAGTTGCCACTGCCAGCGCCTTTTGCAACGCCTCAAACAGGTAAAAGCCAAGGACGGGCGCGGCAGAGACGATGATGATCGGGTCGCCCTTTTTGTAGCCGGCAAGCTGTGCGACTCTGGAAATTGCCGTCAGACCATCTTTGCCTATCAACTGTGGCGGTCCCCTAAAGCTGTCATAGTGCCTCTGCGTCCTGCTGTCTGTAAAGATTGCAAGCGGCTTGGTCGGCGCACCGAACGTCCAGCCGTGGAAATTCAAGAACAAGTCTTCAAACAACGTCTTTTCTTCTGCCGTTGCGTCGCCGTTTTTTCCAAGGTAATTGGAAATCCTGCCTATAAAGTCGGGGTCATACAGCGAAGGGTCGTTGCCCCATCCCTGAAAGACCCAGTATGCCAAAAGCGCGTTGGCAATGACTTGCTTTCCGCACTTGCTGTATTTTGCATTGTCGTGCCATTCTCTGGTGATGTTCCAATCGTCAGTTACATCGTGATCGTCAAAGATCATGTATGTGGGAATGTTTGCCAGAACCCGTCGCACCGCCGCAAGGTCCCTCCGCGCTTCTTCAAGGTGTTTGATCTGGTCGCGGTACTTTTCTTGCCTGTTGTCCGGGATAGATGCAATATCTGGAAACTCGACCGGCCAGTTCTCTTCGTTCCATGCCAGCATGTACATTGCGGCAAACTCGCCAAAGGCAAGCAGGTGGTTCTCCGCTTGGCCCGAAGTAAATCCTGCATATTTCTCTACCAGCTTTTGCCGCGTTCCTGGTGCAATGTCTGATATTTTTTCATCGACGCCGTCTATGCGCTCTTCCCATCCAAGGAGCGCAACGCCAAATTCTGTCAAGTAACGTGCAAGCGGCACTGCCACATCGTCAGCGTATATCTGATCGCCGGTGAGAAAGAGGGCGCTTGGCCTGTTGCCAATATCTGCAAATGACTTTGATATCACTTTGTCCGCCGCGGCAAAGCAGTCTTCGCCTTTGCCGTGCAGCTTTCTGCACGAACCATGAAGGAGATTCAGAGGGCCCTTGTCATCTCCCTTTATGAAAAAGGTCGGAAGCGAGCTGTCCTGCAAGTAATAGGATATGGAGTTTTCGCCGCTTGCAAGTCCGAGGTCTGCCAACCTTTTGCCGGCAGCGGCTATGCCGTCCTCTACTTCGGTAATAATTTCAAGATCGTATGCCAATAGCGTATCGGTAGGGAAGAAGCTGGCGGCACTACCATGTTGTTCAGGTTGGGGTCGTGCGATTGCAAGGGCCGCGTGGAGACGTTTGCCTAGCCGTAGGGACTTGGTGACTCCAGATCCAATCACCGAAGGCTTCTTTGCATCCTGCTGCAAATCTGAGAACCGGAAAATTTCTGCCTTTACAGTTACGGGCTTACTACAGGCAACCCAGACGCATACCTGATTGACATCCACCCTTCGCAGGATCGGGCCCAGCAGGATCGTTTGAGCGTCTAACCTGCAATTTAGATCCTGCAAAATCGTGCAACCGTGAAAAAGATTACTACACGACAATTTAAGCGCCACAGATTAATCTTCTATATATGCGTCGCAGCAGATGCTACTTGAAAACTTACTAGTCCACGCGGTCATGCTTGCGAAACGCTCCATAGTAGGCAAGCGTGGCTATAGCCAGGGCAACAAGATACCAGTTTGGTATGACAAAACTTCCAAGGTCGATTGCGCCCAGATGCATCGAAGTCCAGTCGGTAAGCTGCATAAGCTTGCCTCCCTTGGGATCGTCTGCAAGGGGCATGAGCCACCTGTTGACAAACCACGCAAAATCCTCGATGAGGATTGCCGCTACCAGATTTGCAACTCCAAGAAGTAGCGCCTTTTTCCTCTTGTGCTTGCCCAGCAGCTTGAACGCCATGTCGTCCCATAGGGCGACAAAACTGATGAGGATGAATATGAAGAGCATGGGAAAGAGGTGGTACTGGTACATGTTGCCGATGATGGGCTTGGTCTCCCTGCTGGCAAGACTTGCTGTTCCTTCGACCTTGCCGTTTGAGATCTGGAGCGCGGGGTCTTTGATGTAGTAATATTCAAGGTGTGCAAAACTGACTGCAAAGACAGCGCAGATTACTGCAGTGGCGATGAACTCGACCTTCCTTGCTCCCAGATGTGCCAGAATGTGCTCGCGGTAAGTCAGGCCAGAATGATCTTGTTGTTCTTCTTCTTTGTCCTTGCGTTTTGATCTAGAGGGGCCTATGTGTGTATTGTAGGCTTGTTTTGGATAAAAGAGTTAAGGGCGGTTTTGTTTCTAAACGCCAGGCTGCAAAAGAATCATCTCGCATCTTGTTGTTATTGTTGCCTGGCCTTGGTGCTGGCTGCAGCTATTATCGTTGTAGTCGTACATGTCATCCCCGGCAGAGTCCTTATCTTGACTATGGTATCGCGCAGGGCCTCTTCAGACTTGGCATCAACCTTTATGATGATGTCGTATATCCCTGATGTCTCGTAAACGGCCGTGGCATTTGAAACACTTTCTAGTTCGCTCTTGGCGGCCTGTACGAGCCTGGATCGCAGTTGGGAAATACAAATGCATACGTCATTTTGGAATATGCACCTAGTGCTACTTTTCCGCCCTGAGCAGGGAATACGCCAGCACTGCTGCTGAAACTACAAGCGACGCGACAAATATTGCAAGGGCCATGTCCACCATCTTGTTCTTTTTCCCTCCTTCTCCTTTTCCTCTTACCTGTCCCTCTGTCCTTCTCCGGGCAACTCTGCATAGACGTCAGGGTACTGCCTTGCAAGCTCGATGTTCAGCTCTAGCACGTTGACATATTCAGGGGCAAAAGCCACCAGGTTTGCCGACCTATTCCTCTCTATGTTGAGCTCTATCATCGTGACGAGGTAATTCTCCGGTATGCCCGTGGCCCGGCTTACGCCCTTTGCCTGCGAGTAGGCGTCGTCAGGGGTTATGTGGGGGTCAACCCCTGACGCTGTCTCTGCCGCAGGGCGGGGGTGGAAAAACTTGGGCGACGAAAATTCCTGCGCAATAAGCCGTGACCCGACCTCCTTTCCATTCAACTCTAGTATGCTCCCATTTGACTGGAAGGGAAGCACGCTCTGTCCTACCGCAACCAGCGCAAGCGGGTACGCTACTCCAGTTACGACCAGCATCAGCACGATCACCCTGATTGCGGGCTTTAGCGTTCCAGACTTGATCTCCATTTCCTCCCTTATCTCATAAAGAGCGACAACAGGATGTCGATCCCCTTGATGGCCGCAAACGGCAGCACCGCCCCGCCTATGCCATAGATGAGCATGTTTCTCACAAACGTCTTTTGCGGGGGCTCCGGCTTGAACCGCGTCCCCTTTAGCGCCAGCGGTATGAGGAGCGGTATGATGATTGCGTTGAATATGAGGGTCGACAGCACCGCCGTCTCGGCGCTGTGCAGCTGCATTATGTTGAGCGCCTGCATCTTGGGGTTGCTCTCCATAAACATGGCCGGCAGCAGCGCAAAGTACTTTGCCACGTCGTTTGCGATGCTGAACGTGGTTATGGCTCCTCTCGTCATGAGCAGCTGCTTGCCGAGCTTGACCACCTTCAGTATCTTTGACGGGTCAGAGTCAAGGTCGACCATGTTGGCAGCCTCCTTTGCAGCCGCAGTCCCGCTGTTCATGG contains:
- a CDS encoding potassium-transporting ATPase subunit C; its protein translation is MEIKSGTLKPAIRVIVLMLVVTGVAYPLALVAVGQSVLPFQSNGSILELNGKEVGSRLIAQEFSSPKFFHPRPAAETASGVDPHITPDDAYSQAKGVSRATGIPENYLVTMIELNIERNRSANLVAFAPEYVNVLELNIELARQYPDVYAELPGEGQRDR
- a CDS encoding Lrp/AsnC family transcriptional regulator, whose protein sequence is MRKVIVLVNTSLGTDGHVAEELRKIEGVKEVYKVRGVYDILVKIEAPDPDKVKEIISSKLRKIDDIRSTITMVVTNDGISALA
- a CDS encoding cation diffusion facilitator family transporter produces the protein MDDPFAVDVQHGSPTAAETARSSSSSSSMSEGLKAGQQIAKISVITLVAIGIVELVVGQISGSIVATADGIDSLSDAMISLIVFVGLYLATRPANKRFPFGYYKVESFAALLAAIGMVAIGAFILYHSYESFVNPHRIEQPVLTMVVLASAGGVSLHRALQMRKIARKYDLLSLKTDAKNSIKDGSASIIGFVSVLVASQFGFLQMDAIGGMIIAGYIFSVAYFSLRQSSLTLVDAWQNPGTSDKVKQLIESKFQAEPVKVRSVFLRPTGMMAHAEVHLEVDGDKKLQDFESLSFQVQSLIRSKFRLIDRISVIPHPLTFDGGGKKKGTTTA
- a CDS encoding Lrp/AsnC ligand binding domain-containing protein, with the translated sequence MPCSGRKSSTRCIFQNDVCICISQLRSRLVQAAKSELESVSNATAVYETSGIYDIIIKVDAKSEEALRDTIVKIRTLPGMTCTTTTIIAAASTKARQQ
- a CDS encoding phosphoribosylglycinamide synthetase C domain-containing protein gives rise to the protein MKFLFVSPEALSLDLAYRIVQEGHEVKFCVQSETEKDVGDGFVEKADKWEDHVLWADVIVFDDIGFGRAAEKLRAEGKKVVGGSAYTDRLESDREFGQNELARAGVSTLQGRTFSDFEEAINFVQANPSRYVIKPSGKAQNDKELLFVGQEADGNDVINVLAHYKKHWSSKIRVFQIQQFASGVEVAVGAFFNGKDFVKPINVNFEHKRLFPGDIGPSTGEMGTLVFWTHQSRIFGLTLEKMKQQLVESGYIGYIDINCIANGTAIYPLEFTSRFGYPTISIHMEGITGQWGQFLYSIASGQSVELEAKKGFQIGVVIAVPPFPFTDDKTFRKFSEDATVLFKQPDMAGVHLGEIKKDGSDWRIAGRSGYALVVTGSGITTEEARRQAYSRVANIMIPNMFYRTDIGAKWIKDSDLLLSLGYL
- the pcn gene encoding proliferating cell nuclear antigen (pcna), with product MVFVAKTKSPDEWKAVASAISTLVDEATFEATAEGISFRGMDPSHIALIDIFWPAAAFEKYECDSAVKFGIRVDEFSKLVKRADKKDTVEILLSDDSMLHVRMQNGYKREYKTRLIESSASSTPLPKLNFNSKAVLSAVAFDKVLSDVQVVSEFISLESKSGRINFAGKGDSGEASVTLEAGNEGLEELAVKEDSKATYSLDYLSKITKAVIAMGGSVAAEYSSKMPLRLEFKIANVGRIHFYLAPRVQD